The following coding sequences lie in one Pan paniscus chromosome X, NHGRI_mPanPan1-v2.0_pri, whole genome shotgun sequence genomic window:
- the AGTR2 gene encoding type-2 angiotensin II receptor — protein MKGNSTLATTSKNITSGLHFGLVNISGNNESTLNCSQKPSDKHLDAIPILYYIIFVIGFLVNIVVVTLFCCQKGPKKVSSIYIFNLAVADLLLLATLPLWATYYSYRYDWLFGPVMCKVFGSFLTLNMFASIFFITCMSVDRYQSVIYPFLSQRRNPWQASYIVPLVWCMACLSSLPTFYFRDVRTIEYLGVNACIMAFPPEKYAQWSAGIALMKNILGFIIPLIFIATCYFGIRKHLLKTNSYGKNRITRDQVLRMAAAVVLAFIICWLPFHVLTFLDALAWMGVINSCEVIAVIDLALPFAILLGFTNSCVNPFLYCFVGNRFQQKLRSVFRVPITWLQGKRESMSCRKSSSLREMETFVS, from the coding sequence ATGAAGGGCAACTCCACCCTTGCCACTACTAGCAAAAACATTACCAGCGGTCTTCACTTCGGGCTTGTGAACATCTCTGGCAACAATGAGTCTACCTTAAACTGTTCACAGAAACCATCAGATAAGCATTTAGATGCAATTCCTATTCTTTACTACATTATATTTGTAATTGGATTTCTGGTCAATATTGTCGTGGTTACACTGTTTTGTTGTCAAAAGGGTCCTAAAAAGGTTTCTAGCATATACATCTTCAACCTCGCTGTGGCTGATTTACTCCTTTTGGCTACTCTTCCTCTATGGGCAACCTATTATTCTTATAGATATGACTGGCTCTTTGGACCTGTGATGTGCAAAGTTTTTGGTTCTTTTCTTACCCTGAACATGTTTGCAAGCATTTTTTTTATCACCTGCATGAGTGTTGATAGGTACCAATCTGTCATCTACCCCtttctgtctcaaagaagaaatccCTGGCAAGCATCTTATATAGTTCCCCTTGTTTGGTGTATGGCCTGTTTGTCCTCATTGCCAACATTTTATTTTCGAGACGTCAGAACCATTGAATACTTAGGAGTGAATGCTTGCATTATGGCTTTCCCACCTGAGAAATATGCCCAATGGTCAGCTGGGATTGCCTTAATGAAAAATATCCTTGGTTTTATTATCCCTTTAATATTCATAGCAACATGCTATTTTGGAATTAGAAAACACTTACTGAAGACGAATAGCTATGGGAAGAACAGGATAACCCGTGACCAAGTCTTGAGGATGGCAGCTGCTGTTGTTCTGGCCTTCATCATTTGCTGGCTTCCCTTCCATGTTCTGACCTTCCTGGATGCTCTGGCCTGGATGGGTGTCATTAATAGCTGCGAAGTTATAGCAGTCATTGACCTGGCACTTCCTTTTGCCATCCTATTGGGATTCACCAACAGCTGCGTTAATCCGTTTCTGTATTGTTTTGTTGGAAACCGGTTCCAACAGAAGCTCCGCAGTGTGTTTAGGGTTCCAATTACTTGGCTCCAAGGGAAAAGAGAGAGTATGTCTTGCCGGAAAAGCAGTTCTCTTAGAGAAATGGAGACCTTTGTGTCTTAA